CGCCGACACCACCGAGACGACAGGAGACAGACGATGAGCCGACGTGCCCGACATGCCCGCCCGACCTGGTGGGACCGCGTCCGCACCTGGTGGCGAGGCTGGTGGACACGAGAGGAGGGCCGGGTGACCGCCTTCGTCGTCACCCTCGTTCTTGCCGTCCTCACCCTGGCCGGGCTGGCGTTGGACGGCGGCCTGGCCTTGGCCGCCAGTGTCCGCGCCGCCGGTCAGGCCCAGTCCGCTGCCCGTGCCGGCGCGCAAGCACTGGACCTCGCGGCCTTCCGCGACAGCGGGACGCTGCGGCTCGTACCCGCCCGCGCCGCCGCCGACGCCCACGATCACCTCGACCGCGTCGGAACGACCGGAGTCGTCTCCGCATCCGAGGCGGAGGTCACCGTCACCGTCACGGACTCCCATCGCACGCAGTTGCTGAACCTGATCGGGATCTCCGAGCTGCCTGTGCGCGGCGAAGGAACAGCACTCCCCGAACGCGGCGACACCGCCCCCCAGCCCTAACAACAGACCACCCGTCCATCCCGCACCAGGTCAGGCGGCGGAGGCACGATGTGATCAGACTCGGCAACGAACTCAGAAGGCTGCTCGCCGCGACAGGCGCCCTGGCCGCGTTGATCGCGCTGCTCTGCGGGGTGCCGTGGGCCCTGGTTCGCTACATCGGCTGGCCCCTGCCCGACCGCCTGCCCAGCCTCGCCGAGATTCCGGACATGCTGCTGAGCCCGATGACCACCGGACTACTCCTCGATGTCCTGGCCTGTCTGTGCTGGCTGGCCTGGGGCGTCTTCCTCCTCGACGTCGCCCGCAGCGCCGTCCACGCCGTGGGCGGCGTCCACCGCCGCCCCGGACGGGGCGGGCCGAGACACACCGTGGCCGCCGTCCTGGTCGGCGTGCTGATCGTCGCGGTCCTCGGCGGACGAGCACCGCCGACCTCGACGCCCGCAGCTCCTGTCGTGGCAGCTCTGCACGATGACGACCTCCGAGGTAAGCCTTCGGTGACCCTCGTCGGAATGCAGGACGCTGCCTCCTCAGCGGACGAACAGGCCCGGCCCACCACCGTGATCGTGCGGGCACCACAGGACGGCGTACACGACTCGCTCTGGCGCATCGCCCAACGCACCCTCGGAGACGGGACCCGCTGGCCCGACATCTACGCCCTCAACGAAGGGACCAGTCAACCCGGCGGGCGAGCCCTGACCAACCCGGCCCTGATCCATCCCGGACAGGAACTCCTCCTTCCCCACCACACCGCGTCCGACCACCCTCGACCCGACAGCCACCCACCGGAAAGCCCCGACCACACCCCGGCACCACCGCCGGCGCCGCCCTCACCGCCACATCTCGACGCAGAACCAGACCGGGACCGGGACTCGGCAGACTCTCCCTTACCCCCGACAGCACCACCCGGCATCGTGCCTCCGCCGACCGACCACCCTCCGGAACCATCGGCGCGTGATCAACCGTCGGCGCCTCCGCCAGCGGTGTTCGTCGGACTCGGCCTGGCCGCGGCGGTCAGCACGGCGTTGCTGCTCGCTCGGCGTCGGCACCGTCGGTCGTACCGGCCCGGCAGCGGCCGTCGTGAGGTCCTGCCCGTCGCTCCCGTCGTCTACCAGCTGCACCTCGCCCACCTGCGTACCGACACCCCGGATGACGCCGCGGGCAGCGACCTCGACAAGCTGTTCGGCGGCCAGGAGGTCGCCCTCGGCTCCGCAGCCGGACAGACTCACCCGCCGGGCGATGTCCACGGCACGCCGCTGGGAATGCGCGACGGCCACGAGATCGCCGTGGACCTGGCCCGCACCCGAGGACTCGGCCTGATCGGCGTCGGCGCGCCCGCCGCCGCACGCGCCCTGCTGCTCACCCTGCTCACCGACCATGCGCCGCAGGACGTCCGCCAGGAGCCGACCCGCGTCCTCTTGGCCGCACCCGACTTGGCCGCGCTCCTCGACCACCACCCCGGGCACCGTCGGCACCACGGGGGTCTCAGGGTGGTCTCCGATCTGGACGCGGTGCTGGACGAGGTCGACACCGAGATCCTGCGGCGTCTGCGCAGCGAGCCGCCGCCCACCGGCTGGCCGCTGCTGGCGCTCCTGGTGCGCGTGCCGGACCGTGCTGTCGGCCGGGTGCAGGCCGCGTTGGACAACGGCGGTCACCTCGGGATCGTCGGGATCATCCTCGGGTCGTGGCCGGCCGGGATCACCGCGTCGCTCACCACCGACGGCATCGTCTCGGCGACCAACCCCGGGCCCGGCAGACGACTACTCGGCACCCGGATGTTCCGCCTGACCACCGAGTCGGACGCCACCGACCTGCTCGCCCTGTTCCACCCCGCCGACCCCGACCCCGAGACGTCCTGGGTCGACCGGTGTCCCGAGCACGACGACCCCGACGACGATTCCCGTCTACGGGACGTCGATGCGCTCGAGGTCACCGCACCACCGCCCGCCGCGCTCGACCCGGCACCTTCGAGCGACGCCGATGCGGCACCGGAGTCGACGTCCCGGGAGCCCTCGACCTCCACCTCGGCGGCGTCGGACC
The Actinoalloteichus fjordicus DNA segment above includes these coding regions:
- a CDS encoding BTAD domain-containing putative transcriptional regulator, whose translation is MIRLGNELRRLLAATGALAALIALLCGVPWALVRYIGWPLPDRLPSLAEIPDMLLSPMTTGLLLDVLACLCWLAWGVFLLDVARSAVHAVGGVHRRPGRGGPRHTVAAVLVGVLIVAVLGGRAPPTSTPAAPVVAALHDDDLRGKPSVTLVGMQDAASSADEQARPTTVIVRAPQDGVHDSLWRIAQRTLGDGTRWPDIYALNEGTSQPGGRALTNPALIHPGQELLLPHHTASDHPRPDSHPPESPDHTPAPPPAPPSPPHLDAEPDRDRDSADSPLPPTAPPGIVPPPTDHPPEPSARDQPSAPPPAVFVGLGLAAAVSTALLLARRRHRRSYRPGSGRREVLPVAPVVYQLHLAHLRTDTPDDAAGSDLDKLFGGQEVALGSAAGQTHPPGDVHGTPLGMRDGHEIAVDLARTRGLGLIGVGAPAAARALLLTLLTDHAPQDVRQEPTRVLLAAPDLAALLDHHPGHRRHHGGLRVVSDLDAVLDEVDTEILRRLRSEPPPTGWPLLALLVRVPDRAVGRVQAALDNGGHLGIVGIILGSWPAGITASLTTDGIVSATNPGPGRRLLGTRMFRLTTESDATDLLALFHPADPDPETSWVDRCPEHDDPDDDSRLRDVDALEVTAPPPAALDPAPSSDADAAPESTSREPSTSTSAASDPAEETVVPLRLVVLGALRLHWRPDATDEQAGREILADLSPRQRELLVFLAVHPQGVSRELLVSTLWTAGPPRRPTNALNTALTRLRTTLGEATHGSITEVVVLRGDRYHLDPRSIDVDYWTFSEAVAARRVAATDRDRVDADRRILACYAGPLAEDLVGDWVEPVREAARRDALDAVAAMARATVAHDPEETLDLLENARTIDPHNDLLYRDIMRLQHRLDRPEAIARTLQLLTTRLAEIGETPSPETRDLAARLQHHRDTTPPDSIAEMTRTERVVHRAQRGDGTRESPL
- a CDS encoding Tad domain-containing protein: MSRRARHARPTWWDRVRTWWRGWWTREEGRVTAFVVTLVLAVLTLAGLALDGGLALAASVRAAGQAQSAARAGAQALDLAAFRDSGTLRLVPARAAADAHDHLDRVGTTGVVSASEAEVTVTVTDSHRTQLLNLIGISELPVRGEGTALPERGDTAPQP